From a region of the Xyrauchen texanus isolate HMW12.3.18 chromosome 39, RBS_HiC_50CHRs, whole genome shotgun sequence genome:
- the mrpl45 gene encoding 39S ribosomal protein L45, mitochondrial, protein MATSICRTLKSTHLTTCHNIKYVAQLLDVRLPRWIVVPVRTKKRFFIPPAVNMKQKTQAEQEAKARAAGVVVRQQYMERAINISCTAGIFDPYVPPEGDARLSTLSKEGLKQRTEQLRQSAASQLAIRKIKDHDPEFSTKEFPSRAQEIFIEAHAALTQFNKENLHSLVTERCYPEMVRGNRYKTLRWRFIESLEPPRVVHARCPDMISKGNLYAQVTLRMHSRQTLAIYDRFGRLMLGDEEEPRDVLEYLVLERHLVNPYGRWRLHGKIVPAWAPPKDAIIKTVMIPGPKLKPEEEFEDLNYQVPKPKAVQWYK, encoded by the exons ATGGCGACGTCCATCTGTAGGACGTTGAAATCCACTCATCTAACAACATGTCATAATATTAAG TATGTTGCGCAGCTGCTGGACGTGCGGCTCCCGAGGTGGATAGTGGTTCCGGTCCGCACTAAGAAGCGCTTTTTCATTCCTCCGGCTGTGAacatgaaacagaaaacacaagcCGAGCAGGAAGCTAAAGCCCGAGCTGCGGGTGTGGTGGTTCGGCAGCAGTACATGGAGAGAGCCATCAACATATCATGCACAG CGGGAATCTTTGATCCTTACGTTCCTCCTGAAGGAGATGCTCGCCTTTCCACACTGTCCAAAGAAGGTCTGAAACAGCGCACCGAGCAGCTCCGTCAGAGTGCAGCTTCACAGCTGGC GATTCGTAAAATAAAAGACCACGACCCAGAGTTCTCCACAAAAGAGTTCCCATCTAGAGCACAGGAGATTTTCATCGAGGCTCATGCAGCACTCACACA GTTTAACAAGGAAAATCTTCATTCTTTGGTGACAGAGAGGTGTTACCCA GAGATGGTTCGGGGAAACCGCTATAAGACTCTGCGCTGGCGCTTCATTGAGTCACTGGAACCACCACGGGTGGTTCATGCACGATGTCCTGACATGATCAGCAAGGGTAACCTGTATGCTCAGGTGACTCTCCGCATGCACTCCAGACAG ACATTGGCAATCTATGACCGCTTTGGTCGGTTGATGCTTGGGGATGAGGAGGAACCCAGGGATGTCCTGGAATACCTGGTGCTAGAGAGGCATCTGGTCAACCCTTATGGGCGCTGGAGACTTCACGGCAAGATTGTTCCAGCATGGGCTCCACCAAAAGATGCCATTATTAAG ACTGTAATGATTCCTGGCCCTAAGCTCAAGCCCGAGGAAGAGTTTGAGGATCTGAATTACCAGGTACCAAAGCCCAAGGCAGTGCAGTGGTACAAGTAA
- the npepps gene encoding puromycin-sensitive aminopeptidase, with the protein MPERRPFVRLPTDVYPVNYGLRLKPDLIDFTFEGKLEAAVEVTQGTNQIVMNCADIDIITASFVPEGGEEINATGFNYQNEDEKVTLCFPSTLQKGSGSLKIDFVGELNDKMKGFYRSKYATSSGEIRYAAVTQFEATDARRAFPCWDEPAIKATFDITLIVPKERVALSNMNVVDRKPYPEDNSLLEVKFATTPIMSTYLVAFVIGEYDFVESQSSDGVTVRVYTPVGKAEQGKFALEVATKTLPFYKDYFSVPYPLPKIDLIAIADFAAGAMENWGLVTYRETALLIDPKNSCASSRQWVALVVGHELAHQWFGNLVTMEWWTHLWLNEGFASWIEYLCVDHCFPEYDIWTQFVSADYTRALDLDALDNSHPIEVDVGHPSEVDEIFDAISYSKGASVIRMLHNYIGDEDFRKGMNAYLLKFQHKNASTEDLWECLEQASGKPIAAVMNSWTKQMGFPIIVVDQEQHGNERVLKISQKKFCASGPHNGEDCPSWMVPVSICTSEDPSCTKIKVLLDQSETTVTIPNVAPDHWIKINPGTVGFYRIQYSSAMLECLLPGIRDLTLLPVDRLGLQNDLFSLARAGMISTVEVLTLMEAFVNEPNYTVWSDLSCNLGVLSSLLSHTDFHEEIQEFIRDLFTPIGLKLGWDSKPGEGHLDALLRGLVLGKLGKAGHKATLEEARRRFKDNVEGKQILSADLRSPVYLTVLKHGDSTTLETMLKLHKQADMQEEKNRIERVLGAIPAPDLIQRVLNFSLSEEVRPQDTVSVIGGVAGSSKQGRKAAWKFVKDNWEELHNRYQGGFLISRLIKLTVDGFAIDKMAAEVKSFFESHHAPAAERTVQQCCENILLNAAWLKRDADDIHQYMLQRKTPPV; encoded by the exons ATGCCCGAGCGGAGGCCTTTCGTGCGGTTGCCCACTGACGTCTACCCCGTCAACTACGGGCTGCGCCTCAAGCCTGACCTCATCGACTTCACCTTCGAGGGCAAACTGGAGGCAGCCGTGGAG GTAACTCAAGGGACAAACCAGATTGTGATGAACTGTGCTGATATAGACATAATTACTGCTTCTTTTGTGCCTGAAGGGGGGGAAG AAATTAATGCTACAGGATTTAACTATCAGAATGAGGATGAAAAGGTCACCCTGTGTTTCCCCAGCACTCTGCAGAAAG GGTCAGGATCGTTGAAAATAGACTTTGTCGGAGAGCTGAATGACAAAATGAAAGGTTTCTATAGGAGTAAATATGCAACTTCTTCAGGAGAAATCCGCTATGCTGCTGTCACACAGTTTGAG GCCACGGACGCACGCCGAGCTTTCCCATGCTGGGACGAACCAGCTATCAAAGCCACTTTTGACATCACCCTCATCGTCCCTAAGGAAAGAGTAGCCTTGTCGAATATG AATGTTGTCGATCGAAAGCCATATCCAGAGGATAACAGTCTGTTGGAGGTGAAGTTTGCTACTACACCCATCATGTCCACATACCTGGTGGCATTTGTCATTGGCGAGTATGACTTTGTGGAGAGTCAGTCGTCAGATGGTGTGACAGTCCGTGTCTACACACCTGTCGGAAAGGCAGAGCAAGGGAAATTTGCACTGGAG gtTGCTACAAAGACCCTTCCATTCTACAAAGATTATTTCAGTGTTCCTTATCCATTGCCTAAAATTGATCTAATTGCTATTGCTGATTTTGCTGCTG GTGCCATGGAAAACTGGGGCCTTGTAACCTACAG GGAGACAGCTTTGCTGATTGACCCAAAGAACTCGTGTGCGTCATCCCGGCAGTGGGTCGCCTTGGTAGTTGGCCATGAACTGGCGCATCAGTGGTTTGGGAACCTTGTTACCATG GAATGGTGGACTCATTTGTGGCTTAACGAAGGTTTCGCATCATGGATCGAGTACCTCTGTGTGGACCATTGTTTCCCTGAGTACGACATCTGGACCCAGTTTGTATCTGCAGACTACACCAGAGCTTTGGACCTGGATGCTTTAGATAACAGCCATCCTATTGAG GTTGATGTCGGACACCCTTCAGAAGTAGatgaaatatttgatgccatATCATACAGCAAAGGGGCCTCTGTCATTCGCATGCTGCATAACTACATTGGTGATGAG GATTTTAGAAAGGGAATGAATGCTTACCTGTTGAAGTTTCAGCACAAAAATGCATCTACTG AGGACCTATGGGAATGCTTGGAGCAGGCGAGTGGGAAGCCTATCGCAGCAGTGATGAATTCCTGGACCAAACAGATGGGCTTTCCTATTATAGTAGTGGATCAAGAGCAG cATGGCAATGAACGTGTGCTGAAAATCTCCCAGAAGAAGTTTTGTGCTAGCGGACCACACAATG GTGAGGACTGCCCCAGCTGGATGGTTCCCGTCAGTATCTGTACCAGTGAGGATCCGAGCTGCACCAAGATTAAGGTTTTGTTGGACCAGTCTGAAACCACAGTTACCATACCAAACGTCGCACCTGACCATTGGATCAAG ATTAATCCAGGCACCGTGGGATTCTACAGGATCCAGTACAGCTCAGCCATGCTGGAGTGTCTCTTGCCTGGTATCCGAGACCTGACACTGCTTCCTGTGGACCGCCTGGGTCTGCAGAACGACCTCTTCTCCTTG GCTCGTGCAGGTATGATCAGTACTGTGGAGGTGTTAACGTTGATGGAAGCTTTTGTGAATGAGCCAAACTACACAGTGTGGAGTGACCTGAGCTGTAATCTGGGTGTTCTGTCCTCTCTGCTCTCACACACCGACTTCCATGAGGAGATCCAGGAGTTCATCCGAGATCTTTTCACCCCAATTGGCCTGAAGCTAGGCTGGGACAGCAAGCCTGGAGAGG gaCATTTGGATGCCCTGCTGCGGGGTTTGGTGCTGGGGAAGCTGGGTAAAGCGGGGCATAAGGCCACACTGGAGGAAGCCCGGCGGAGATTCAAAGACAATGTGGAGGGTAAACAGATTCTCTCTGCAGACCTCAGGAGTCCA GTCTACCTAACAGTTCTGAAGCACGGAGACAGTACGACACTTGAAACGATGCTTAAG CTTCATAAGCAGGCAGACATGCAGGAGGAGAAGAACCGTATTGAGCGAGTGCTGGGAGCCATTCCTGCCCCTGACCTCATCCAGAGAGTGCTTAACTTCTCACTGTCG GAGGAAGTTCGTCCCCAGGACACAGTGTCTGTAATTGGGGGTGTTGCTGGAAGCAGCAAACAGGGCCGCAAAGCTGCATGGAAATTTGTGAAGGACAACTGGGAAGAGCTTCATAACCGGTACCAGGGCGGCTTCCTTATATCAAGATTAATCAAG CTCACAGTGGATGGGTTTGCTATAGATAAAATGGCTGCAGAGGTTAAG AGTTTCTTTGAAAGTCACCACGCACCAGCCGCCGAGCGCACGGTACAGCAGTGCTGTGAGAACATTCTCCTGAATGCTGCCTGGCTCAAGAGGGATGCAGATGATATCCACCAGTACATGTTGCAGAGGAAAACACCCCCTGTCTGA